Proteins encoded by one window of Lathyrus oleraceus cultivar Zhongwan6 chromosome 1, CAAS_Psat_ZW6_1.0, whole genome shotgun sequence:
- the LOC127115192 gene encoding uncharacterized protein LOC127115192 produces the protein MKDMESEIPTNIESCEEDSPRVIETRVEKNSKDFIYKITIILQVKDDPKTYKETIISRDSSCLEESISVMERIYHFDTYALVANTTKIRVSFALASLHDLIVSLMVVKITFINRDLDEEIFIEQLEVLASWFRLKYPHLTIGALASSAPILSTDDIVHPNAYMDVVSRDFKEVSDTCYETILNSWSEIDRVTSETNGLSILSKKFNTCSPLNNSSELSGYLENMYVFAAQYNHPSSSPVTTICNGIDKASFGNDVLDKIYSGIVAFIGNDTCQINDPTSISETPISETDIETETRMGWGWQICSELVVRHGIGNDTMFRPSPFDLEKYISNCKEEYDVSPRSHWISTYYGGHNLKTILQRFGSNIIFSNGLQDPLSSGGILHDLSKSIVAIYTKKGSHCLDIQSSSPSDPVWLIKQRKQEVKIIKRWIAQYYTDLDALH, from the exons ATGAAGGATATGGAATCCGAGATTCCCACAAATATAGAATCTTGTGAAGAAGATTCTCCACGGGTTATTGAAACACGGGTCGAAA AAAATAGTAAGGATTTTATTTATAAGATTACTATTATTCTTCAAGTGAAAGATGATCCTAAGACTTATAAGGAAACAATAATTTCAAGGGACTCCTCTTGTTTAGAAGAAAGTATCAGTGTGATG GAACGTATTTATCATTTTGACACATATGCACTAGTAGCAAACACAACGAAAATTAGAGTATCATTTGCATTAGCTTCTTTGCATGATCTTATAGTTTCTCTGATGGTTGTCAAAATAACATTCATAAATAGAGATCTCGATGAAGAGATTTTCATCGAGCAACTAGAAG TGTTGGCTTCATGGTTTAGATTAAAATATCCTCATTTGACTATTGGTGCTTTGGCCTCATCTGCTCCTATCCTCAGCACTGATGATATCGTTCATCCCAATGCTTATATGGATGTTGTTTCAAGGGATTTTAAA GAAGTCAGTGACACGTGTTATGAAACAATACTTAATTCTTGGTCTGAAATTGACAGAGTAACTTCTGAAACAAACGGTCTTTCTATTCTTAGCAAAAAATTCAACACCTGCAG TCCATTGAACAACTCTTCTGAATTGTCTGGTTATTTAGAAAACATGTATGTTTTTGCTGCTCAATACAATCATCCTTCGAGTTCTCCGGTTACTACTATATGTAATGGAATTGATAAAGCTTCTTTTGGAAATGATGTTCTTGATAAAATATATTCTGGCATTGTGGCTTTCATTGGAAATGACACATGTCAAATTAATGATCCTACATCTATATCTGAGACACCTATATCTGAGACTGATATTGAGACTGAGACAAGGATGGGTTGGGGATGGCAG ATATGTAGCGAATTGGTGGTACGACACGGAATAGGAAATGATACTATGTTTCGACCTTCCCCCTTTGACTTAGAGAAATACATTTCAAATTGCAAGGAAGAATATGACGTTTCTCCTCGCTCACATTGGATTTCTACCTACTATGGAGGCCAT AATTTGAAGACGATTCTTCAAAGATTTGGAAGTAATATTATTTTTTCAAATGGGTTACAAGATCCTCTTAGTAGTGGCGG AATTCTACACGACCTATCAAAAAGTATTGTTGCTATATATACAAAAAAAG GATCTCATTGTCTAGATATTCAGTCTTCATCACCGAGTGATCCAGTATGGCTGATTAAACAAAGAAAACAAGAAGTCAAGATTATAAAACGGTGGATTGCACAATATTACACTGATCTTGATGCACTCCATTGA